A stretch of Panthera tigris isolate Pti1 chromosome E2, P.tigris_Pti1_mat1.1, whole genome shotgun sequence DNA encodes these proteins:
- the SLC38A8 gene encoding putative sodium-coupled neutral amino acid transporter 8, with translation MADDYLILKSGFGAMEGPTAGSPGLAEKPVPAAASPSLSSLGAVFILLKSALGAGLLNFPWAFHKAGGVTPAFLVELVSLVFLISGLVILGYAASVSGQMTYQGVVGELCGPALGKLCEACFIVNLLMISVAFLRVIGDQLEKLCGFLLPSAPPAPQPWCVDQRLTLTLLSALVILPLSVPREIGFQKYTSILGTLAACYLALVIVVQYYTGPQGLAREPRPAQSPSSWTSVFSVFPTICFGFQCHEAGVSIYCSMTHRSLSHWALVSVLSLLACCLVYSLTGVYGFLTFGAEVSADILMSYPGDDVVIIVARALFGVSIVTVYPIVLFLGRSVMQDFWRRRWCLACGPGALAEPSGPWVRVPLTVLWVAVTLAMALLLPDLSEIVGIIGGISSFFIFIFPGLCLICAVNVQPVAARVRCCLEAWGVVSVLVGTFIFGQSTVAAALELL, from the exons ATGGCTGACGACTATCTGATCTTGAAGTCTGGATTTGGAG CCATGGAGGGACCGACGGCCGGCAGCCCAGGCCTCGCGGAGAAGCCGGTCCCCGCAGCCGCCAGCCCCTCTCTGTCCTCGCTGGGCGCTGTCTTCATCCTCCTGAAATCCGCGCTGGGGGCCGGCCTGCTCAACTTCCCCTGGGCCTTCCACAAGGCGGGTGGGGTGACCCCCGCCTTCCTGGTGGAGCTG GTCTCCTTGGTCTTTCTCATCAGCGGGCTGGTCATCCTGGGCTATGCTGCCTCTGTCAGCGGCCAGATGACCTACCAGGGTGTGGTTGGAGAGCTGTGTGGCCCGGCCCTGGGGAAGCTGTGTGAGGCCTGCTTCATCGTCAACCTGCTCATGATCTCCGTAGCCTTCCTCAGAGTGATTGGGGACCAGCTGGAGAAGC tgTGTGGCTTCCTGCTGCCCAGCGCCCCCCCAGCCCCGCAGCCGTGGTGCGTGGACCAGCGCCTCACCCTGACCCTGCTCTCCGCGCTGGTCATCTTGCCCCTGTCCGTCCCGCGCGAGATTGGGTTCCAGAAGTACACCAG CATCCTAGGCACCCTGGCCGCCTGCTACCTGGCCCTGGTCATCGTGGTGCAGTACTATACCGGGCCCCAAGGCCTTGCTCGTGAGCCCCGCCCCGCACAGAG CCCCTCCTCCTGGACCTCCGTGTTTAGTGTCTTCCCTACGATCTGCTTCGGGTTCCAG TGTCACGAAGCCGGGGTGTCCATTTACTGCAGCATGACCCATCGGAGCCTCTCCCATTGGGCCCTGGTCTCCGTGCTGTCCCTGCTGGCCTGCTGCCTCGTCTACTCGCTGACAG GGGTTTACGGCTTCCTGACCTTCGGGGCCGAAGTTTCTGCGGACATCTTGATGTCTTACCCAGGCGACGACGTGGTCATCATCGTGGCCCGGGCCCTCTTCGGAGTGTCCATCGTGACCGTCTACCCCATTGTGCTCTTCCTGGGGAG GTCGGTGATGCAGGATTTCTGGAGGAGGCGCTGGTGCCTGGCGTGTGGGCCCGGGGCCCTGGCGGAGCCCTCGGGGCCATGGGTCCGGGTGCCGCTGACCGTCCTGTGGGTCGCCGTGACGCTGGCCATGGCCCTGCTCCTGCCCGACCTCAGCGAGATCGTCGGCATCATTGGCGGGATCAGCTCcttctttatcttcattttcccgG GTCTGTGCCTCATCTGTGCCGTTAACGTCCAGCCTGTAGCTGCACGCGTCAG GTGCTGTTTGGAGGCGTGGGGAGTGGTCTCTGTGCTCGTGGGCACCTTCATCTTCGGGCAGAGCACGGTGGCAGCCGCCTTGGAACTCCTCTGA